A single genomic interval of Zingiber officinale cultivar Zhangliang chromosome 4A, Zo_v1.1, whole genome shotgun sequence harbors:
- the LOC121969824 gene encoding cytochrome b5-like has translation MGASRVFQLFQVAPHNTKRDAWLVINGRVLDVTRFLEDHPGGSEVLMESVGKDATAGFDAVGHSKAAAEIMAKYQVGVLQGFEDKHSALDAKEKSEGKVYEMTGRVIKEAPGRKRLWLIDLFVPSAVAVLAFWYRCSGSLAEV, from the exons ATGGGAGCTAGCAGAGTGTTCCAGCTCTTCCAGGTTGCTCCCCACAACACCAAGCGTGATGCCTGGCTCGTCATCAATGGCAGG GTGTTGGACGTGACCAGGTTCCTGGAAGACCACCCAGGGGGCTCAGAGGTTCTGATGGAGTCGGTGGGTAAGGACGCAACGGCCGGGTTTGATGCGGTCGGGCACAGCAAAGCTGCAGCTGAGATAATGGCTAAGTACCAAGTGGGCGTCCTGCAGGGGTTTGAGGACAAGCACAGTGCCCTTGATGCTAAAGAGAAGAGCGAGGGGAAGGTTTATGAGATGACTGGGAGGGTGATAAAGGAGGCTCCGGGTAGAAAGCGCTTGTGGCTGATTGACTTGTTTGTGCCTTCCGCCGTTGCTGTCTTGGCTTTCTGGTATCGCTGCTCTGGATCCCTCGCTGAGGTTTGA
- the LOC121969823 gene encoding casein kinase II subunit alpha-2, whose translation MSKSRVYADVNVLRPKEYWDYESLTVQWGNQDDYEVVRKVGRGKYSEVFEGINVTNNEKCIIKILKPVKKKKIKREIKILQNLCGGPNVVKLYDIVRDQHSKTPSLIFEYVNSTDFKVLYPTLTDYDIRYYIYELLKALDYCHSQGIMHRDVKPHNVMIDHELRKLRLIDWGLAEFYHPGKEYNVRVASRYFKGPELLVDLQDYDYSLDMWSLGCMFAGMIFRKEPFFYGHDNHDQLVKIAKVLGTDELNVYLNKYRLELDPQLDALVGRHSRKPWSKFINADNQHLVSPEAIDFLDKLLRYDHQDRLTAREAMAHPYFLQVRAAENSRMRTQ comes from the exons ATGTCGAAATCCCGGGTGTATGCCGATGTAAATGTTCTCCGGCCCAAGGAATACTGGGATTACGAGTCGCTCACTGTTCAGTGGGG GAATCAAGATGATTATGAGGTTGTGCGGAAAGTTGGAAGAGGAAAGTACAGTGAGGTCTTTGAAGGTATAAATGTAACAAATAATGAGAAGTGCATTATCAAGATCTTAAAGCCCGTGAAGAAAAAGAAG ataaagagagaaattaaaatcCTTCAGAACCTTTGTGGTGGTCCAAATGTTGTAAAACTGTATGACATTGTTAGGGATCAACACTCGAAAACTCCAAGCTTGATATTTGAATATGTCAACAGTACGGACTTCAAAGTGTTATATCCTACATTGACAGATTATGACATACGATACTATATTTATGAACTACTCAAG GCTCTAGATTACTGCCATTCCCAGGGAATTATGCATCGAGATGTCAAACCTCATAATGTTATGATAGACCATGAGCTACGGAAGCTCCGGTTGATCGACTGGGGACTTGCGGAGTTCTACCATCCTGGCAAGGAGTACAATGTTCGTGTAGCTTCAAG ATATTTCAAGGGTCCTGAGCTCCTGGTCGATTTGCAAGATTATGACTATTCTTTGGACATGTGGAGTCTGGGTTGCATGTTTGCTGGAATG ATATTTCGAAAAGAACCTTTCTTCTATGGCCATGACAATCATGATCAACTTGTCAAAATTGCCAAG GTTCTTGGTACTGATGAACTAAATGTGTACTTAAACAAGTACCGGCTAGAGCTAGATCCACAGCTTGATGCTCTTGTTGGAAG ACACAGCAGGAAACCATGGTCTAAATTCATTAATGCTGACAATCAGCACCTTGTTTCTCCAGAG GCAATAGATTTCCTTGATAAACTCCTGCGATATGATCATCAAGATAGACTCACAGCACGAGAAGCAATG GCGCATCCATATTTTCTCCAAGTGAGGGCAGCAGAGAACAGTAGGATGCGGACCCAGTAA